The Streptomyces sp. cg36 genomic interval CCCCCGCCCGCCAGACTTCCCGGGGCACCGTCGCCCACCAGCAGCCCAGCCTCGTGCAGTTCGTGCAGTCCATGCGCGGCGAGATCGCCCGCGCGCTGCCCGCGCACATCGCCAGCCCCGAGCGCATCGCCCGTATCGCCCTGACCGAGCTGCGCAGGGTCGAGCACCTCGCCGAGTGCACACAGGAGAGCTTCGGCGGCGCACTGATGACCTGCGCGCAGCTCGGCTTGGAGCCGGGCGGCGCGCTGGGCGAGGCGTACCTGCTCCCGTTCTGGAACAAGCGTGTCCGGGCATACGAGGTGCAGCTCGTCATCGGCTATCAGGGCATGATCAAGCTCTTTTGGCAGCACCCGGCCGCCGCTGGCCTGACCGCGCGCACGGTGTACGAGAACGACGAGTTCACGTACGAGGACGGTCTCAATCCCGTGCTGCGGCACGTCCCGGCCCGCTCCAACCGGGGGCGGCCGACGGACTATTACGCCATCGCGAAGATGTCGAACGGCGGCTCGGCGTTCGTGGTGATGAGCGTCGAGGACGTCGAGGCGATCCGGCGGCGCAGCAAGGCGCGCGACTCGGGCCCGTGGTCGACGGACTACGACGCGATGGCCCGGAAGACCGTGATCCGGCAGCTTTTCAAGATCCTGCCCAAGAGCCCGGAGCTTGCCCGTGCGGTCGCGCACGACGAGGCCGTGCGCCGTGACGCGACGCCCGAGGGGCTCGACGTGCCGCCGGACTACATCGAGGGCGAGGTCGTCGAGCAGGCCGAGGCGGCCGAGGGCCAAGTCGAGGACGTCCCGGCGGAGTTCGCCGGATGGCCCGAGGCCGCCGTACCGGCCGGCGCTGCGGACGGTGCCTGATGAGCAGTGACGGCCCGCG includes:
- a CDS encoding recombinase RecT produces the protein MSTNLAERVAARRNHTPARQTSRGTVAHQQPSLVQFVQSMRGEIARALPAHIASPERIARIALTELRRVEHLAECTQESFGGALMTCAQLGLEPGGALGEAYLLPFWNKRVRAYEVQLVIGYQGMIKLFWQHPAAAGLTARTVYENDEFTYEDGLNPVLRHVPARSNRGRPTDYYAIAKMSNGGSAFVVMSVEDVEAIRRRSKARDSGPWSTDYDAMARKTVIRQLFKILPKSPELARAVAHDEAVRRDATPEGLDVPPDYIEGEVVEQAEAAEGQVEDVPAEFAGWPEAAVPAGAADGA